In Phocoena phocoena chromosome 3, mPhoPho1.1, whole genome shotgun sequence, the DNA window CTCCCTGCACCCAGCCGGCCACCCAGTCCCACTCACTGCTGCTATCGGCAGGGGGCTCTAGCTCCTCGATGTACTCGCGCTTCCGCTGCAGCTCCAGATCTGCCTCATGCAGCTTCTGCCTGCGGGCAGGGGACCGGCAGCAGCAGGCTGAGCTCTGGgcccatttcttttctcctagtGGTGGCCACAGCCTTCCCAGCCAGCCAGAAGTGTCCCTGCAGACCTCTCTGCCTGACCCCAAGCCTGGGGGTTATGTGCGCTGGCCCCACCATCTCCTCAGCCATCAGAGTCCCAACCCTCTACACCCCTCATCAGGTGGCCCCTGGACCAGCCCTCCCATTTGTCCACCTCTCCCCATTCCACAGCCCACTCGCTGGTCCAGGCACCATCATCCCTTGCCAGCCCTCTCTACTCTCAACCCCTCAGTTCCATTCTCTACCCAGCAGCCAGGCATCTTTCTGGAATGCAAATCTCTTATAAAACAAAAGgacatatgggacttccctggtggcacagtggctaagagtccgcctgccaatgcaggggacacgggttcgatccctggtccgggaagatcccacatgctgtggagtaactaagcccgtgcgccacaactactgagcctgtgctctagagcccccgagccacaactactgagcccgtgctccacaacaagagaagccagcgcaatgagaagcccacgcactgcaacaaagagtagcccccacttgctgcaactagaggaagcccgcatgcagcaacaaagaaccaacgcagccaaaaataaattaaaaattttaaacatttttaaaacaggaaaggaaatgcAAGCTAATAGTTGACAGTTCTGCCACCTGTGGCAAAACCCCAAATATTCCTGTAGGTGAGACTATTATCATGTGTTGGACATGGAACATGGTGTAACATCTAATAGTGAACCTCTGGCTATTTCTGCTAAAATTACAAAGGCATGTACCCTGGGAGCCACCCATTgcatttttgtgtatatttgtacACAAGCAAAATGATGCCTATATAAGGTTTACTTTGTTACATTGCTTGAAATTGCAAATACCTAGAAAGAATGAGTTAAACACATTACGATATTACAAAAAATGCTATAGGCCAGACCTTCTGGACCAGAATTCTACAGGAGAATTAAGCCCTAATGCCTCCAGGTATCCATCCTCTGTAAGGAAATAACTTTCTGTGTTCCAGGTCGGCCTTAGCTTCATTGCATCCTTGGCAGAACTGAGAAAATAGTCACgaaaataattttctgtaagGCCTAGTTCCCCTATGGAACCGCAGTTGACAAAGGCtgctatatttgaaaaaaaaaaataagaaggactCCTTTATTTATTCTTAAGGAGAAATTTCTCCAGTTAACTTGTTAAGTAGGGAAAGCAAAGTGCACATATTACACTACTTTTTGTGTAAATAAGGAATGATAGTAAAAATCTATATTCATATTCATTTGgatctgctttaaaaattctggaAGGATTTCCATAATAAACTAATAGAAATGAGGGTGGAATGGGGTGGAAACTGAGTCAATGAGGGAGGACTCAGAGGTATACCCTTTATTTCTGTATAGCTCGGTatacattttggtttttaaactataaatgtgATAGCtctttaaaatagtttctttctttcttttttttttaatagttccttttttgggaattccctggcagtccaggggttaggactcggagctttcactgatgtgggcccgggttcaatccccggttggggaactaagattccacaagccacacagtgtggccaaaaatgaaaaacacaaaaaaacaactttcCTTTTTAACAATGCAAAAGTAAAAGGTGACTATTACTTTGTCACACACCCTTGTTGCAATTTCCTCTGTGGCACCCCATTGTTCCCCCAAAACATTCCATATGCCTTCCCTTAGTCTATAAGGCCCCACTTGAGCTGACCCTTCAGACTCCCTTTCCTCCTCAAGAACTCCCCATCGACACCGGATCCACCTCCCACACCTTTGCCCCAGCCTTTCCCCCACCAAGAGTACCCCCACTCTGGGACTCACAGATgctcctccagcttcctcttcagCAGGGTTGactggaggagagaagaggcacTGGGTGAGTGAGGGCTCCAGAGGTCCCAACCTCTTTCCAGACTGAGGGTAGGGGGTGCCACCCTGGGCTCAAGGTACTTACAATGGACTTCACGGGGCATCGGGCagcaggggggagagagagaagggttaTTGGGGGACACAAAGGAGGgccaggcagggaggaggtgggcacTCACATCTTCAGTCTTGCCCCCCTGCTCCTGCAGGGCCTTCTGCAGGTCCTCCACCTGGGCCCGCAGCTCCGACAGCTGCTGCTGGTTCAGCCTGCAGGGTTGGGGGGCCCACTTAGTGCCTGCGCCCGCCCTCAGCCCCCCTGCAAGCGTGTGAGAGGCCCCCCTCCGCCAGGTGGGTCCTCACCGGTGCTGCATCTCCAGGCCGTGGCGCGCGCGGTTGGCCTCCTCCAGGTGGCGCTGCAGCTCCTCCTGCCGTTCCCGGTCGGCCGCCTCCTGCTGGCACAGGCGCTTGTTCTCCAGCTGAAGCTGTAGGAGCGTCTCCCTGCGGACCGGGAAGGAGTGAGCAGGGCGGGAGATGGGTCACCACTCAGGCCTACCAAGGCTCCAGCAGGGAAACCGGGCAGACGCGGCCAGGAGAGGAATAGAGCCTTGGGGGAAGAGCCCAGCCAGACCCTGGGGTAGGGTTAGAGTACAGGGAAAAGCGCCTAGGCATGGGTTGGCGGAGCGccggtggggctggggggcaaaGTGGGCGGAGCCATGAGCTGGGTCTAGGGGTGGCGCCAGGGAAGGGTGGGGCTACAGGAGAGGGTTAGAACACTGAGATGCGGCTGCCGGTAAAGTAAGACACTGAAAAGTGAAAAGCTGGGGTGGGAGTTCTTACAGGCAGCGCACAGGGCAGTGAACCTAGCAGGGAATATACTGAGGACGGGGCTGTATCCTGGGGGGCAGAACCCAACGTGGGCAGGGCTGGAGCAAAGGATTTTTGCCTGGGGAGTGGAGACAGATGGGTTGGATCTAATTTGTGCACTGAGGACGGATCCTGAAGAGGTGAGCCACCAATAGGGCTAGAGCCCTGGCCAGGTAAGAGCAGAATTAGGAGTGAGTGGGCCTAGAAGCCCGGCTAGGACTTGGGAACCAAGTTGAGCAGGCCTGGCTAGCGGTAAATACCTGTACTGGGGACGGGGTTGGGGGATGGTGGGCACTGGCAGGCCCCAGTGGAGCCAGAGCTCTGAGTGACCCCAGGATACCTGAGCTCCGCAGGTAGGATCTCGGCTGCTAAGTTTTCCACAGCCGGTGAGGTGGGATCCAGTGAGGGGTCTGGAGAATGTGTGAAAAGTCTTCAGGTGGCTGCACAGTTTCTGTCCCCATCCCTAGGATCCTCTTTCCGAGAAGCATCTTTGGGGGCTCAACTTCGGCCAAAAGCCTGACTTGACCCAAACCCCACCCCTGGCATGACAAGGAGCCATGATCCTTGGCCTGGGTTTGCCTTTGCCCCACCCAGAGCCCCGATAGACAGTCCCTGCCTTCTGTTGGCCCATGTCACCTCTTTCCACTCTAGCCTCCCTCCAATGTGGCCTAGCTCTGCCCCCAACCTAGACAAGCCCTGGGACACTGCCTTTTCTGCCTGCCCTAACAGCACACCAGACCAGGTAAGGCCAGGCCAGCCATCTCCCAGGCCCTGGGATGGGCCTCCAACTCACCGGCTTGGGTCAGCCCGCGAGGCTGCAACTGGGCGCAGCGCATCTCCTCATTGGCCTCCCGCAGGGAGTCCCGCTCTGCCAGCAGCCGCTGGAGGGACGGGATGCAACAGGCCACTTGAGGCTGGATCAGTCTCCTAGGataggggtccccaacccctgggccgcagaccggtaccggtccacggcctgttaggaaccgggccacacagcaggaggtgagcgatgGGCAAGAAAGTGAAGTTTCGTCTGCCATTCCCTatagctccccattgctcgcattactgcccccaacccccagtccgtggaaaaaatgtcttccacgaaaccggtccctggtgccaaaaaggttggggactgctgggcttccctggtggcgcagtggttaagaatccagggtacacaggttggagccctggtccgggaagatcccacatgctgcggagcaactaagcgcgtgagctacaagtactgagcccacgtgccacaactactgaagtccgtgctcttgcaacaggaaaagccacctcagtgagaagcccacgcaccgcaatgaagagtagcccccgctcaccgcaactagagaaagcccgcgtgcagcaacgaagacccaacgcagccaaaaaataaataaataaaaataataaagttcccttaaaaaaaaaatcttataaaggttggggactgctgtccTAGGGAATGGGCTCTGCCACGATGGGCAGGGTGGGGCTTGGGTGGAGGGACCTCAGCCTCACCTCCTTCTCCTTTGACACCAACTCATACTTTTCCTCCAGATTGCGGCACTCGAATAGCCATTTCTCGGCCTTCATGGCCTCCTCCTGCCGCTGGCCCTGCAGTTCCTGAACCTaaacagaggagaggggagaggacagcagggtgggaaggaggggcaggGACTGAGTACAAGGTGAAAGGGCGGAGCCAGAGGGACCAGCTGAGGGAACTTGGAGGAGGAGGCTTAAGGGGTGCGGCTTACAAGCCTAGGGAGGAGCTGGCTGGCCTAAAGGGCGTGGCCTCTATATAAAAATGGGAGCAGACTCTGGGTGGAAGGACTTAGCACCACGCTGAGGGTGAGCTAAAGTCAGCGGCCGGCCAAGAGAAGCCCCCACCCCAGTCCAGGTCCAGGCCCCCGCCCGTACCTGCCGCCGCTGCGCCTCTAGCTGGGCGCGCAGGGAGCCGGCCCGGCGCAGCTCTTCCTCCAGCTGCCGCGTGCGCTCTGCGTGGCCGGCGTTGCGCTCCTCCAGCTGCCGCACCTGCCGCCGCAGCTCCCGCAGCTCGCCCAGGCGGCGCCGGCAGCTGCTCAGCGTGGCCTCCAGCTGCCCTGCGCGCTCTGACGACTGCCTGCGGGCGGGGGCAATGGGAAGAGGACGCGGGGTCTGAGGTCAAGGGTTCAGCCTGGATGCGAGGCCCTCAGGGCAGGGGAAGGTGTCAGGTCAGCCTTGGGGCATTTGGGTTCAAGGTGATGGGTCATGAGGGTCAGGGGTCAGCGGAGCCTGGTGGCGTCGGGGGAATCATTAGGGAGCATAAAGGGAGCCCTAAACATCAATGGTTAGCCCAGGGTCAAAATCAGAATCTGGGGGACACAAAAATGACTGTGGGGTTACAGGGGAAATGATGGGGCCCAGAGGTTCTGAGGAGCCCCCATGGACACTTCGGGGGCATGATGTAGCTGTGGGCCTAACAAGGCTATTGTGGGTGCAGGGGCCGTGGTGGGGTCATGGGGGATCTTTGAGGCAGAGCACTGTGGGGCTCTTGAAGGTAAGGTAGGGGCTCATTAGGCACTTTAACATTACAGGAATGCCATGGGGGTCACAGGGATCCTATAAggcagcggtccccaaactttctggcaccagggactggtttcatggaagacaatattTCCACGGACCGGCGGGGGGTAGGGGGATAGTCCAGGCAGTAATGCAAGTGATGgagagcggtggggagcgatggggagcggcagatgaagcttcgctctctcaccctctgctcacctcctgctgtgtggcccagttcctaacaggctgcggaccggAACCAGTCCGCGGCCCAGGGGTTTGTGACCCCTGCTCTAAGGTATGTGGGATACAATGTGGGATAACAGGGGGACACTGTGGGGTCCTGGGGGGCACCATGGATCCAGGGAGCTTGGTGTTGTCCAGAGGACAAGGTGGATTCCAGGATAGTGCGGTGGGGTTCAGGATGGTATTGTGGAGTCAACAGGGCATTGTGGGTGCCCACTAGGAATTTGGGGGTTACAGGGGTACTGTGGCATCAGAGGGGCACTCTGGCAGTGGGGGTGTGTGGTGGGGGCCTGCCACTCACCGAAGTTCATCCATCTCATCCTTCAGGGCCTGTGCCTCCTGGGCCAGGCTGGTCAGCTCCTGGTTCCGCTGCTGCAGCTCGGCGACCTCCCGTTCCAGCTCAGCACAGCGCACGCGCTCGTCCTCCCTGCCGCTCTCCAGCCTGGGGGAGCGGCAAGCATCACATGAAGGGACTGTGCCTGCCCCAGTCCCCTGGCCTGCTGGCCCTGTCGCCAACCGACCATACCTGAAGTTCTCTTCCTGCAGCTGCTCCAGCTGggactgcagcagcagcagcttcttGGAGGTGAGGCCGGTGGCACCCTCACCCTCGGACCGGCCCACCCGCTCCCTCAGCACCTCATTTTCCTGAACCAGGCTCTGCTTCTCCTCTGACAGGAGTACCAGCTGTGGGCAGGGCATACAGACGAGCCGGAGCTGGGAGAGGGGCTATGCGGGCGGCCCTGCCCTGGGAGAACCTGTGGACCCCCACCTCGGCCCCACCTGCCGCTCCAGGTCCAGACAGCGCTGCCGCAGCTCGTCACCCTCGTCAGCCTCCTCACTCAGGAAGTAGTACCTGCGGGACTGATGAGAGGAGTtgaggggggagggtggggagaaacaAGAAACTCAGGGATCCAGGGGAGGAGAATGGGGAAACAGAGGATGGGATCTtcagggacagagaggagggagcCAAGAAACCCTCAAGATCTAAGAAGAGAGGGCTGGGACCTGAGGGGACTGGAGAAAAGGCAATTCAGGAACCCTGGGGACCTGGCAAGGGAAGAGGATAGGACCCTGGAGGATGGGAGTGGTTTACAGGCTTAAGGTCAAGCCCTTGCTCCTTAGGTAGCCCTGAAAATCAGTAATGGGGTCGGACCTTTAACAAGGTCCCCACCCCTTACCTGGCTATCAAAGTTCCCATATGTTTCCGGTGACAGGGAGTCAGAGGTGTCTTTGGTCAtgagctggaggggaggggggtgcAGTGGGAGGACATTGAGATGAACTGGGCCCTCTGAGGGCAGCCTCCAAGGCTTCTACAATCCAGCCTAAGGACTACTCCATCCTCCTGTCCCCAAAGCCAGTCCTCCCCAATAACCCCAGTCCAGAGGCTGCCTCATGTGTCCAGCATGCAGGGAGTCCTGGTCCTTCCCCACTCCCCGGCCACCTGGCCACACTGCGTgccttgtgggatcctagttctttaaacagggattgaacctgggccatagcagtgaaagcgctgagtcctaaccactggaccaccagggaattctgagGCCTGGCCCTTTTAGTGTGCTAGGTTGTGACTTAGAGCTGGGGGGCGCTGGCAGACACATGGGACAGGGAAATGTGGCCAGCTGAGTTCCAGACAGAGCCCAGACCTTACCAGGGCAGAGCCTGTGCCCAGCTGCCTTGGAGATGTCCCCTCCCCTGAAGCTCCTCGCTACAGTGGGCATACCCACCTACCTCCTGGATGGCTTCCATCACCACATGCTGAACTGATTCCTCTAGCGTCATGATTCGCTGGATGTGCTCTGGGGGTCAAGGCGGGGGAGACTGAGATGGAGGGTGGAAGGGCAAGAAGCGTTTCCTCAGGTCTTCCCCTAGGGACCCCCTAACCTCCCATACCCTGCTTCTTCTCGCAACTGATAGCACAGCCCAGCACCAGCTGAAGCAGCTTGCCAAGCTCTTCTGGGTCGGAGAACTCGCCAATAAGGCTCACATCTGGAAGGTGCTGCTCCAAAATGGGATGCCCCAGGACCTGAggatgggaggaggaaggggtatCAGGGGCTGACGGATCCCCCCCTCCTCCCAACCCAACCCCCTAAATCCCTTTACAGTTACTCACATCCTGGGAGTACTCCACCAGGCTCTGTAAGATTGTCTTCAGATTGTTGAcctggggaggggcaaggagttGTGTCCAGGGTCCCAAATCCCCCCAGAAGGGGCCAAGCAGCCCCCACCCTGAATCTGTCtagcccattctttttttctctgtctcgCCTCCCAATCCCTGCTCATCTCATCCTGTTTAGCCCCATTCTCTGTCTGTATGTCCCCTCTCCTAGGAGTGACCTGTCTGGCTGCCTGCCCTTCTTACCCACCTGCCCATCTTGTTCACGTGTCCCCAGAATCCAGTCACTTCTCACCACCTGCCCCACTACACTTTGACCCTAGccatcatcatctctcacctgaattATTGCACCAGCTTCCACTCTTGCTGCCCACCCCTCCGTTTCTCTACAAGCATCCAGAGGGAGCTTTTTAAAGCCCAAGCCAGGTTTGTGTCTTTCCTCTACTAAAATCCTTCCTTGACTTTACACAGCACTTAAAATAGAATCTATCTTCCCTGCTCCAGCCTGCCAGGCCCTTGATGATCTCATCTACCATTCCTGCCCCCTTGCTTTCTGTTCTGACCCCCCTGCCCTTCCTCGATCACACCAAGCTTATTTCcaactcagggcctttgcatttgctgctcCCTGTGTCTGGAATGCTATTCCTCCAAATCTTACATGGAGATCAGCCCATCTGGAGTAACAACCCACCCACTCTCAGTTGCTCTCTCTCGTGGCCCAGCTTTTATTGTCTTCATAGAGCTAATTGCCATTGGAAGTCAATGTTAATGTTAATGTTAACATTAATGTCAATGTTGTTAATGTTAATGTTAATGTGTATGCAGGGTTTTGTCTGTGTTATTCCTTGCTGCACACCCAGGCCTGCTTAATAgaagaatgaaggaataaatacaTAGTTCGCTGGTCACCATACATCTGTCCCTCTTCCTGTCCAGATCTGTTTGTCCATCACCCAGGACATGTCTAACTGACCCTTCCCTGATCAACTCTTCACCAGTCTGTCCCCCATTCATGAGTCCACCTGTCACCTTCAACCTCCGGTTGGGACCTGGGTCGTCTGAGATGCCCTGGAGCCATGCCTCGTTGAACCAGGAAGGGTCTCTGGGGGTGAGAAGGTGGGATGAGCTGCTGGGGGACCCTTTTGGGACCCTCCCCCTCAGCCCCACTCACATCTGGTTCAGCACATAGGCTACTGCGAGGCCACTGCTCAGTTCCTGGGGGCTGGTACAGGGGGGCGGGACATGGAACGTCTGCAACTGGTGGGGGAGAGGAAAGTGCAACAGGCATTATCAGGGCCTGGGACCACGGAACAAAACCCCTTTTACAGACTTTTCCGGTCAGCAGGACCCTCACATGCTGGGTGGGGGCTGGCCTGTTGCTCCAGCAAGCCAGCTCCGTGGGGGAGTGGCTTCTGCTCACCTGGACGGACCGGAGGGGGCGTGGCCTCATTATACCTCTGCCCAACAAACCCCGCGCGACCAGGCGAGGTTAGACCACGAGTCACTTGGTCCCCATAGGCACCACGTGACCAGGCCAGCTCACCTGTGCCCTCGCCCCACATGACCCAGCCACTAAGGGGCGTGGCCTCACCTGCTCTTTACACGCAAATCTGCCACTTGACGGGTCAGGTGCTCAGGCCAGAGTGCAACGGCCTGGCAGGCCGACgcaccccttcctcctccctgccccaggacGGAAGGGTGCACAGAGCCAAGGTCGGGGCTACCGGGCGAGAAGAGAGGGCGTACACCTgtccctggccccgcccccgacCTACCCAGGTGAGCAGAGACCCGCATAGCTCGGCCTTGTCCACGCTCATGGCTCCCGATTGGATTCGACCCCGGCCGCGGAGCCCTGCCACCGCAGCGGCGTCCAGATCCGCCACCAGCGAGCGCCCGCAGCCCCGACCTCCCGCTCGGCCTAGAGCGCCGCCCCGCCCCCTAAGCGCAGGCCCCGCCCTGGACACGTGATCTCCTCCCGGCACCAGCTCAGGGCTTCAGACCCTCCATCTTAGATCCGGGAAGCTTTTGGGCGCCAGCCTGCCGCTAGGGGTCAGTCTGGACCAGCCTTGCGCATCCCAAGGGTGGCTtcgcctcccctcctccccgagCTCTTTTTGGGGTAACGGAGACTTCACCGTCGTTCCTCTTCATCAGAGGCGGAGCTGCCCCACCCTGTTGTACAGGCGCATTCTCGTCCCTTCCCTTCGGCTGAAAGAAATTCTGCTGTCTAGCCACATTATGATCAGAGCCTTTGCGCAGGAGAGGGGCAGGTCTTAATATATTCTATGGACTTGGAGGGGGAACAACACTGAAGGGTTCTTCCCAGTGTAGGTGACTTGATAGTCTTGCCTAGGGGTAGACAAGGGGATTTGGGTCCTAAGTCGACGGCAGGATGGGTCAGACACATGTCCTAGGTAACGGACAGACTTATTTGCCTAGCCTGGATCCGTCCTCCACTGAGctttccctgccctttcccctccctgagcCCCGCGCCTGGGCCCTCCTCACTCAGAACCCAGGACGGGGCCGCCCTGATCGCCACGGCCCACCCGGGGCGCCCAGACAGCAGGAACGCGGCCTACGGGGAAAAGGATGGGCCCACTCTGAGACCCCGTCTGGGCAGTGAAGGGGGCTTAAAGGAAAGTGCTAACAGTACTAGTTAACAATAAAATCGCAGCCACCATTTATGGGGTGCCTACAAAATGCAGTCTCTGCGCTAAGTGATTTAAATATATAGATGGTTGAAATCTCCACGATTCTAGGTGGCAAGTGCCCTTTAAATTCCCGGTTCGCAGGCGAGGAAACAGAGGTTCTGGGTGGATCCGGCTTTAAGGGAGGGGTTAAAGCACCGGACCTCTGACGCCTGAGTTCCCCGGCAGTCCCTCCCCTGCGGAGCAGGCGAGGTAATGAGCAGTAATTAGAGGTTATTAGCTGTACCCAGAGAGAGGGGCGGACTCTGCTTTGGGGGTGGGTCTAGGTCTGAGGGGCGGGGAGCTGCTCCCTCCAACCCAGAGTCTGGCTTCGGCGACCCTGCCCCCGAATGGGTTGAGCAGGATGACTACAGCTCCCCTCTGCCCCCCGCACTCCTCCGCTCCCCGCACCGTCGCAGGAACACAATCACTCTAGCACCAGACTCCAGGTTACAGCCCACTCAGACGCACAACTGCACGCACGCAGGGGCCTTGGAGGCTCGTCTACACACCCACATCCCCTTCCGAGTTGTTTTCAGCCTCCATCCCCTGGGAGTAGAGTGGAGTGGGGGGGAGTAGGGAGGAAGGGGACAAGGGCCAACAGTGCCGGCTTCCGGACAAGGCTGCCTTACGGCGGCGGGCGTGAGAACAGCCGCCGCTGATTCCCTTATCCCGCACCGACTAGGGAGAGGGTGCTGCCAGTAAGGGGAAGCGGGGCCCCCCTGCCACCAGGCAGAAGTGGAAGGTGAGCTGGAGCTATGGCTGTTacaaggagaggaggctgggatTATTTGTGAGAGGACCTGGTTGCCCAATGTTGGGAGACATGCTAGGACTGCTAAATATTTGGGAGTGGGGTCCCCAATACTTGCAAAACCCGCAGGGATCTTGATGTTTAGGAGGAATCTAAATATTCGGAGCATGGACTTGAATTGTTTTAACGTTGTCATGATATTATAGGCGTTATAGATGTTCAGGGAGCCAAAAGTCCCCAGATTGAAAGGAAGGTCTGGGTGCCCTCACGTTGGGGGAGGAGTCACAACCCTCCATTTGGGGCGGCAAGGAATCTCATGTTTGGGGGGAAAGGGAGCTCTCTACGTTGGCAGGGAAGAGCAGCAATCCCTATTATGTGACGCAGGGAACCCCACTGTTGGGGGCATCAGTGTGCCTTCAATCCAAAGAGAGGGGTCACAAACCCTCATTTTGAAGCAGGGATCCTTTATTTGGGGGAAGGATTCAAACCCCCCACTTTCGGTGGAGAGAGCCCCAAAGTTTGGGGAATGATCTGGAGGCCTCCATTAAGGACAGGGTGCAGGTCTGGACCAGCAGCCCCCAGCTGGTTTGGggaccccaccccctcctctctgtTTCCAGGAACAGCTGGGCCCAGCCTGGGCTGTACTGCTGGGAAGCGGGTGACTCAACCCCTCCCTGCGGCCACAGCTGGacccccgcccgccccctccGGCCTTCACATCTGGGCAGAGACCCAGTCATGAGAGCTGGGATGGAGACCCTAGGTTCACACATTTGGAGatggtgcccctcccccacccccggggctGACCACAAGCTCAGGGTGGACACCATGCCCCATACCATGAGGGACTCTGGCAGGCTTTCTGCTCTCCAGACACTGACATTCCACCAGGACTCCCATCCTGACCCCCTCCCCGGGTCTGTACATGTCTCTGAGTCCATGTGAAGTGTGTTCACATCTATGTAGGTGTGAGATGGTGGGTCTGTGATTGTGTGTGCACAGGCCTATGTGTCTGCATCTGCCTGTGTCTTGGGGCCCTGGGAATTTACCCAACAGGCTATGTGTGTGTGATTTGGTGGTTTTGGGGGGTGCTGTCAGGGACTAGGGCACATGCTTCTCTTTATGGGACCTTGCTGTGTGTCTATATCCCTAGGTCATTCTTTGTGTGAGAAGTGAATGTATGACAATCAGTACTTCAGTATGGATTTAGGTTGTGTTTCTGTGACCGTGTCCTACTTTCTCTCCATCATGTGTTTTTCTGTGATAGCATGAGCCTGTCATGTTTGTCCTTGGTTTATCCATGTCC includes these proteins:
- the HOOK2 gene encoding protein Hook homolog 2 isoform X2 — encoded protein: MSVDKAELCGSLLTWLQTFHVPPPCTSPQELSSGLAVAYVLNQIDPSWFNEAWLQGISDDPGPNRRLKVNNLKTILQSLVEYSQDVLGHPILEQHLPDVSLIGEFSDPEELGKLLQLVLGCAISCEKKQEHIQRIMTLEESVQHVVMEAIQELMTKDTSDSLSPETYGNFDSQSRRYYFLSEEADEGDELRQRCLDLERQLVLLSEEKQSLVQENEVLRERVGRSEGEGATGLTSKKLLLLQSQLEQLQEENFRLESGREDERVRCAELEREVAELQQRNQELTSLAQEAQALKDEMDELRQSSERAGQLEATLSSCRRRLGELRELRRQVRQLEERNAGHAERTRQLEEELRRAGSLRAQLEAQRRQVQELQGQRQEEAMKAEKWLFECRNLEEKYELVSKEKERLLAERDSLREANEEMRCAQLQPRGLTQADPSLDPTSPAVENLAAEILPAELRETLLQLQLENKRLCQQEAADRERQEELQRHLEEANRARHGLEMQHRLNQQQLSELRAQVEDLQKALQEQGGKTEDVSSTLLKRKLEEHLQKLHEADLELQRKREYIEELEPPADSSTARRIEELQHNLQKKDADLRAMEERYRRYVDKARTVIQTLEPKQRPPGGAPPELHTLRTQLRERDVRIRHLEMDFEKSRSQREQEEKLLISAWYNMGMALQQRAGEERAPAHAQSFLAQQRLATNARRGPLGRLAPPNMRPTDKH
- the HOOK2 gene encoding protein Hook homolog 2 isoform X3, which codes for MSVDKAELCGSLLTWLQTFHVPPPCTSPQELSSGLAVAYVLNQIDPSWFNEAWLQGISDDPGPNRRLKVNNLKTILQSLVEYSQDVLGHPILEQHLPDVSLIGEFSDPEELGKLLQLVLGCAISCEKKQEHIQRIMTLEESVQHVVMEAIQELMTKDTSDSLSPETYGNFDSQSRRYYFLSEEADEGDELRQRCLDLERQLVLLSEEKQSLVQENEVLRERVGRSEGEGATGLTSKKLLLLQSQLEQLQEENFRLESGREDERVRCAELEREVAELQQRNQELTSLAQEAQALKDEMDELRQSSERAGQLEATLSSCRRRLGELRELRRQVRQLEERNAGHAERTRQLEEELRRAGSLRAQLEAQRRQVQELQGQRQEEAMKAEKWLFECRNLEEKYELVSKEKERLLAERDSLREANEEMRCAQLQPRGLTQADPSLDPTSPAVENLAAEILPAELRETLLQLQLENKRLCQQEAADRERQEELQRHLEEANRARHGLEMQHRLNQQQLSELRAQVEDLQKALQEQGGKTEDSTLLKRKLEEHLQKLHEADLELQRKREYIEELEPPADSSTARRIEELQHNLQKKDADLRAMEERYRRYVDKARTVIQTLEPKQRPPGGAPPELHTLRTQLRERDVRIRHLEMDFEKSRSQREQEEKLLISAWYNMGMALQQRAGEERAPAHAQSFLAQQRLATNARRGPLGRLAPPNMRPTDKH
- the HOOK2 gene encoding protein Hook homolog 2 isoform X1 codes for the protein MSVDKAELCGSLLTWLQTFHVPPPCTSPQELSSGLAVAYVLNQIDPSWFNEAWLQGISDDPGPNRRLKVTGGLMNGGQTGEELIREGSVRHVLGDGQTDLDRKRDRCMVNNLKTILQSLVEYSQDVLGHPILEQHLPDVSLIGEFSDPEELGKLLQLVLGCAISCEKKQEHIQRIMTLEESVQHVVMEAIQELMTKDTSDSLSPETYGNFDSQSRRYYFLSEEADEGDELRQRCLDLERQLVLLSEEKQSLVQENEVLRERVGRSEGEGATGLTSKKLLLLQSQLEQLQEENFRLESGREDERVRCAELEREVAELQQRNQELTSLAQEAQALKDEMDELRQSSERAGQLEATLSSCRRRLGELRELRRQVRQLEERNAGHAERTRQLEEELRRAGSLRAQLEAQRRQVQELQGQRQEEAMKAEKWLFECRNLEEKYELVSKEKERLLAERDSLREANEEMRCAQLQPRGLTQADPSLDPTSPAVENLAAEILPAELRETLLQLQLENKRLCQQEAADRERQEELQRHLEEANRARHGLEMQHRLNQQQLSELRAQVEDLQKALQEQGGKTEDSTLLKRKLEEHLQKLHEADLELQRKREYIEELEPPADSSTARRIEELQHNLQKKDADLRAMEERYRRYVDKARTVIQTLEPKQRPPGGAPPELHTLRTQLRERDVRIRHLEMDFEKSRSQREQEEKLLISAWYNMGMALQQRAGEERAPAHAQSFLAQQRLATNARRGPLGRLAPPNMRPTDKH